The Andrena cerasifolii isolate SP2316 chromosome 14, iyAndCera1_principal, whole genome shotgun sequence genome contains a region encoding:
- the LOC143376539 gene encoding LOW QUALITY PROTEIN: uncharacterized protein LOC143376539 (The sequence of the model RefSeq protein was modified relative to this genomic sequence to represent the inferred CDS: substituted 1 base at 1 genomic stop codon) — MNTRSYWKKSVMEDRIFVFIHNSIYGIFMDFMKRFFPKISCYPDKCENYFRGSVIQFEEIFGLVASVITKQHGIRAPIPEAARLAMTLRYLATGDCMTLISYHYLVGCTTVSNIIKETCEAIWSSLSGTVLPFPLQRVDWYGIAREFEHQWQFNHCIGAIDGKHVLSQHLLQCPNNAGLAFFNYKNSHNIVLLAICNANYIFTFVDIGAYGRRSDGGMFRDSLIGQKFNQNKMNVPEPEQLTVDGIPLPYVLVGDEAFQLTNCLLRPYPGRGGLNEDRSIFNYRLTRARRVVENAFGILVSQWRILKKPIETHVDNAVKIVQPIICLHNWVRKRYNECLYVTPDIIDRSDPDGFTPECWRQDTVNSTFWNNYAHGNNNSSRVAVAIRDEFCEYFAGEGAVPXQYNR, encoded by the exons ATGAATACACGAAGCTATTGGAAAAAAAGCGTTATGGAAGATAGGATTTTTGTATTCATCCATAATTCGATCTACGGAATCTTCATGGATTTTATGAAGCGTTTTTTCCCCAAAATTTCATGTTATCCGGATAAATGTGAAAATTATTTTCGGGGATCAGTAATtcaatttgaagaaattttcgGGTTAGTCGCATCGGTTATTACGAAACAACATGGAATAAGAGCACCCATACCAGAAGCAGCACGATTAGCTATGACTTTAAG GTATTTGGCAACAGGCGACTGTATGACTTTGATTTCGTATCATTACCTCGTTGGGTGTACTACGGTCAGTAATATTATCAAGGAAACATGTGAAGCAATTTGGTCCTCTCTGAGTGGAACAGTATTGCCATTTCCATTGCAACGGGTTGACTGGTACGGGATAGCTCGAGAGTTTGAACATCAGTGGCAATTCAATCATTGCATTGGGGCCATCGATGGGAAACATGTGCTCAGC CAACATCTATTGCAGTGTCCAAATAATGCCGGTTTGGCATTTTTTAACTATAAAAATAGTCACAACATAGTGTTGCTCGCCATATGTAACGccaattacatttttacatttgttgACATTGGTGCTTATGGTCGCCGGAGTGACGGAGGAATGTTTAGAGATTCCTTGATAGGCCAGAAATTCAATCAGAATAAAATGAATGTACCAGAACCGGAACAGTTAACTGTTGATGGAATACCTTTGCCATATGTTCTCGTTGGAGACGAAGCATTTCAGTTGACGAATTGTCTTCTTCGGCCATACCCTGGAAGAGGAGGTCTGAACGAAGATAGAAGTATATTCAATTACCGTCTCACTCGAGCTCGAAGGGTAGTGGAAAATGCTTTTGGGATATTGGTCAGCCAGTggcgaattttgaaaaaacctaTAGAGACTCATGTTGACAACGCAGTGAAAATTGTGCAACCCATAATATGTCTTCATAATTGGGTTCGAAAACGCTATAACGAATGCTTGTACGTAACACCGGACATTATTGATCGTTCTGATCCCGATGGCTTCACCCCTGAATGTTGGAGACAAGATACTGTCAATTCAACGTTTTGGAACAATTATGCCCATGGAAATAATAACAGTAGTCGCGTTGCTGTAGCAATAAGAGATGAATTTTGCGAATACTTCGCAGGGGAAGGAGCTGTTCCCTAGCAGTATAACCGTTAA
- the LOC143376540 gene encoding uncharacterized protein LOC143376540 translates to MGKFTQVERQLLDQSARLISREEYLAWEERCDECIESLEEHSRVKRPRLSIGVQQSLVARVAQLEGLKYSLRGRFVHEGAGHSSKGLLWREIGTAFDSRVLTGAVLNSNYIEPRNFLQDAETIVLEHVRGALRKHQNLKVNTVFNGEFVAGDKHACKSINTRNCELFGTSDLQEWYQRCVIEPTLASLEEFQERDSGWALLQILNLIVNVNKYNPLRAGCHFKLPREILMKKATISVRSKENACFAWAVVAALHPAERNPHRPSSYPHYTLVLNLQGIEFPMSTKQIVKFEGLNNISINVYSFEKKKKGSTVFPLRLTSQKRDRHVNLLYTPNQEHGDVGHFVWIKNLSRLVSAQLSKKKAKKFICDRCMHYFGSAEKLEAHTVDSREMNDCAILLPSQDNNLLSFDGYDRKERLPFVVYADLECILEKTENVQKDAGEHKLCTYQKHKVHSIGYYMHCSYDASLSAYRYHRDVDCVSWFVKELKNFADFAKPILANNVPMEKLTKDQWKAFHSAKHCHICEKPFEADDKRLHDHCHLFGRSLNNPSHISPCATPTSPFDIIHPCRPKLTSYPFWTSLLTDSQFPSKFGT, encoded by the exons atgggaaaATTCACGCAAGTAGaacgtcaattgttggatcaatctgcgcgattgatttcacgcgaagagtacctcgcgtgggaagaacggtgcgacgagtgtatcgaatcgttggaagaacacagccgagtgaaacgcccgcgattatcgatcggtgttcagcaatcgctggttgctcgagtcgcgcagctcgaaggactaaaatattcgttgcgcggacgtttcgtgcatgaaggtgccggacattcgagcaaaggacttttgtggcgcgaaataggcactgcgttcgatagtcgcgtattaactggtgcagtgttaaattcgaattatatcgagccgcgcaacttcctccaggatgcggagaccattgtgctggagcatgtacgaggcgccttgaggaaacatcagaacctcaaagtgaacactgtgttcaacggcgaatttgtggcgggggacaagcatgcttgtaaaagcatcaatacccgaaactgcgaactcttcggtacatccgatctacaggagtggtaccaacgatgtgtcatcgaacccaccctggcatcgttggaagagttccaggaacgcgacagcggatgggcacTATTACAAATCCTCAATTTGATTGTCAACgtgaataagtacaatccgctgcgcgcagggtgccacttcaagttgccgcgggaaatattgatgaagaaagcgacaattagcgtgcgatccaAGGAAAACGCGTGCTTCgcgtgggcagtggtcgcagctctccatcccgccgaaagaaaccctcatcggccaagttcatatccacattatacattggtgctaaatctccagggcattgagtttccaatgtctacgaagcaaattgtaaagtttgaAGGGTTGAACAACATCTCCATCAACGTCTATAGCttcgagaagaagaagaaggggtcAACAGTCTTTCCGTTGcgcctcaccagccaaaagagggatcgacacgtcaacctgctctacacgccaaatcaagagcacggcgatgtagggcactttgtatGGATCAAGAACTTGTCCCGGCTGGTGAGCGCACAGCTGAGCAAGAAGAAggcaaagaaattcatctgtgatcg atgcatgcactactttggatccgccgagaagttggaggcccacacAGTGGATTCCCGTGAGATGAACGACTGCGCCATTCTGCTGCCTAGCCAGGACAACAATTTGCTCAGTTTCGATGGCTACGACAGGAAGGAAcgactccccttcgtggtgtacgccgatctagagtgcatcctagagaaaacggagaatgtccagaaggatgcgggggagcacaaattgtgcacataccagaaacataaggtgcacagtattggctattatatgcattgctcgtacgatgcaTCGTTATCAGCATATCGATATCATCGCGATGTGGATTGCGTTTCATGGTTCGTGAAAGAGCTGAAAAATTTTGCGGATTTTGCTAAACCCATCCTGGCCAATAATGTTCCCATGGAAAAGTTGACGAAAGACCAGTGGAAGGCATTTCACAGCGCGAAGCATTGCCACATTTGTGAAAAGCCATTCGAGGCTGATGATAAACGACTGCatgatcattgccatctattcggacg